Proteins found in one Cricetulus griseus strain 17A/GY chromosome X, alternate assembly CriGri-PICRH-1.0, whole genome shotgun sequence genomic segment:
- the Emd gene encoding emerin isoform X2, which yields MDDYAVLSDTELAAVLRQYNIPHGPIVGSTRKLYEKKIFEYETQRRRLSPPNSSSSSFSYRFSDLDSASVDSDMYDLPKKEDALLYQSKEYNDDYYEESYLTTRTYGEPESVGMSKSFRQPGTSLADTHTFHHQVRDDIFSSSEEEGKDRERPIYGRDSVYQSIAHYRPISNVSRSSLGLSYYPTSSTSSVSSSSSSPSSWLTRRAIRPEKQAPIAALGQDRQVPLWGQLLLFLVFAAFLLFVYYSIQAEEGNPFWMDP from the exons ATGGACGACTATGCTGTTTTATCCGACACTGAGCTGGCCGCCGTGCTACGCCAGTACAACATCCCGCATGGGCCTATCGTGG GCTCCACTCGCAAGCTCTACGAAAAGAAAATCTTCGAGTACGAGACCCAGAGACGGAGGCTCTCGCCCCCCAACTCGTCATCCTCTTCATTCTCTTACAGGTTCTCAG ACTTGGATTCAGCCTCCGTGGACTCAGACATGTATGATCTGCCCAAAAAAGAGGATGCCTTACTTTACCAGAGCAAGG AATATAATGACGACTACTATGAGGAGAGTTATTTGACCACCAGGACATATGGGGAGCCCGAGTCTGTGGGTATGTCCAAGAGCTTTCGCCAGCCAGGGACCTCACTTGCAGATACCCACACCTTCCATCACCAG GTTCGTGATGATATTTTCTCTTCTTCAGAAGAGGAGGGCAAGGATAG GGAACGCCCCATCTATGGCCGAGACAGTGTCTACCAGAGCATTGCACACTACCGTCCCATTTCCAACGTCTCCAGGAGCTCCCTGGGCTTGTCCTATTATCCTACATCCTCCACCTCTTCTGtgtcctcttcttcatcttctccctCTTCATGGCTTACCCGACGTGCCATCAGGCCAGAAAAGCAGGCTCCTATTGCTGCTCTGGGCCAGGATCGTCAGGTCCCACTCTGGGGCCAGCTATTGCTCTTCCTGGTCTTTGCTGCCTTTCTGCTCTTTGTTTACTACTCCATACAAGCTGAAGAAGGCAACCCTTTCTGGATGGATCCCTGA